The Solibacillus sp. FSL W7-1436 genome window below encodes:
- the hisA gene encoding phosphoribosylformimino-5-aminoimidazole carboxamide ribotide isomerase — protein sequence MNFRPCIDLHDGKVKQIVGSTLGYDNKEVVENFTSDQDASYYASLFLQNRLTGGHVIMLGPGNEEAAISALEAYPNGLQIGGGITADNAQKYIDAGASHVIVTSYIFHDGQIDMQRLQQLVKTIGKEKLVLDLSCRKRDGKWYVVTDKWTKFSDFEVNAQSIKEIEEYCDELLIHAVDVEGKRSGMQEDLVRDLAEWTTIPTTYAGGVRSIDDLKKFELLSDGKLHVTIGSALSIFGGDLDFQTVVNYCEGNK from the coding sequence GCAGATTGTCGGGAGCACGCTTGGCTATGACAATAAAGAAGTGGTTGAAAATTTCACTTCTGACCAGGATGCCTCGTACTACGCTTCATTATTTCTGCAGAACAGACTGACGGGCGGACATGTTATCATGCTCGGTCCAGGAAATGAAGAAGCGGCGATTTCCGCATTAGAGGCTTATCCGAACGGTCTACAAATAGGTGGCGGCATTACAGCAGACAATGCACAGAAATATATCGATGCAGGCGCTTCTCATGTCATTGTGACGTCCTATATTTTTCATGACGGGCAGATTGATATGCAGCGTCTGCAGCAATTGGTTAAAACAATCGGCAAAGAAAAACTGGTCCTTGATTTGAGCTGTCGAAAACGTGATGGGAAATGGTATGTTGTAACAGACAAATGGACAAAATTCAGTGACTTCGAAGTAAATGCACAGTCAATTAAGGAAATTGAAGAATATTGTGATGAACTTCTCATTCACGCGGTTGATGTGGAAGGTAAACGCAGCGGTATGCAGGAAGATTTAGTACGTGATCTGGCGGAGTGGACAACGATTCCGACAACGTATGCTGGAGGCGTTCGTTCAATTGATGATTTGAAAAAATTCGAATTGCTTTCAGATGGGAAATTACATGTCACTATCGGCAGCGCCCTTTCTATCTTCGGCGGTGACCTGGACTTCCAAACAGTAGTGAATTATTGCGAAGGTAATAAATAG